Within Dysosmobacter sp. Marseille-Q4140, the genomic segment GAAACCCAGTCCGCCGGAGGAAGCCCAGGACAGGGCGTTGCCCTGAGAATCGGTAACGGTCACCATGGTGTTATTGAAGGAAGAACGGATGTGGACCTGACCACGCTCCACATTCTTCTTTTCACGGCGGCGGCGAATGACCTTCTTGCCGCCGGAAGCCTTAGCAGTTGCCATCTCTGATCTCCCTCCTTACTTCTTCTTATTAGCGATGGTCTTCTTGGGACCTTTGCGGGTCCGGGCGTTGGTCTTGCTGCGCTGGCCACGGACAGGCAGACCCTTGCGGTGCCGGATGCCGCGATAGCAGCCGATCTCGCTCAGGCGCTTGATGTCCAGGGCGGTCTGGCGGCGCAGGTCGCCTTCGACGGTATAGGCGTCGATGGCGTCACGGAGCTTCTGCTCCTCGGCGTCGGTCAGATCCTTCACGCGGGTGTCGGGGTTGATGCCCGTCTGCGCCAGGATGTCCTTGGCGCTCTTTCTGCCAATGCCGTAGATATAGGTGAGGCCGATTTCGATACGCTTATCCTTCGGCAGGTCAATACCGGCAATACGTGCCATACTCTTAAAGCACCTCCAATTAAATCTTAGCCCTGTCTCTGCTTATGCTTGGGGTTCTCGCAAATGACCATGACACGGCCTTTGCGGCGAATGACCTTGCACTTTTCACACATGGGCTTCACGGACGGTCTTACTTTCATAGCTCTAAACCATTCCTTTCAGCGGTTTCATGTCATTGACTGCTCGCCTGGCGGCTCACTTGCTGCGCCAGGTGATCCGGCCGCGGGTCAGATCGTACGGGGACATCTCCACCGTCACCTTGTCGCCGGGCAGAATCCTGATGAAATTCATTCTGAGTTTTCCGGAAATATGTGCCAGGATCGTGTGTCCATTTCCAATGTCCACCTGGAACGTCGTGTTGGGCAGGGCCTCGACCACTACGCCCTCCACCTCAATCATGTCGGATTTTGCCAAACGTTATCCCTCCTGCTCCGGATGAGCTTCCCCGCGATAGGCCGCGAGGGTCCTGCGAAGTTCGATGTTGCTGATCTTCTCTTCGCGTTTGATCTTTTCGGAAAGCCGGGTGTCATCCGCAGCCACGAACAGCACATGCCGCCGCTTTTTGCGCTTGGGAGACTCGACCTTCCGTCCCTTTCCGTCGGCCAGCAGCAGGTACTCCCCCTCCGTGGCCAACACCACGAAAAGCTTGCCCTTATCCCTGCCGGCGGCGGATCTTACGATATTTGATCTTGCAATTTCCATACGCTTCCTCGTCAGATGGCGGGCGCCGTCAAAATCTCCGGCTCACCGTCAGTGATCAGGACCGTATTCTCATAGTGGGCCGCCCACTTGCCGTCCAGCGTCCTGACGGTCCAACCGTCGCTGAGGACACGGATAGCAGGAGAACCGGCGTTCACCATGGGTTCGATCGCAAGGGTCATGCCGCGGAGCAGCCGCGGTCCCCGGCCGGGATGTCCGTAGTTGGGGATCTCCGGCGACTCGTGCATCTGCGCGCCGACGCCGTGGCCAACATACTCCCGGACGATGGAATAGCCGTGGCTTTCCACATACTGCTGGATGGCTGCCGAGATATCGAACAGCCGCTGCCCCTCTCTCGCGAAGCGGATCCCCTCGAAAAAGCTCTGCCTGGTCACATCGATCAGGTCCTGGGCCTCGGGAGAGATCACGCCGCAGGGGAAGGTGGCCGCGCAGTCGCCGTGGAACCCGCCAATGTACGCTCCCACATCCACGCTGACGATGTCGCCCTCCTGCAGCACCCGCTTGCCGGGGATGCCGTGGATGACCTCGTCGTTGACGCTGATGCAGGCGCTGGCCGGATAGCCGTTGTAGTGCAGGAACGAGGGAACTGCGCCTTGCTTGCGGATAAAGTGCTCCACCGCGCGGTCGATCTCCTGGGTTGTTACGCCGGGCTTTACCATTTCCCCTGCCAAAGCACGGGCAGCCGCGGTAATTTTTCCGGCCCGGCGCATCAGTTCGATCTCATGGGGGGATTTCAGCGTGATCATCGCTTCATCTCCCCAGTGCGCGGAGGATGGCCCGGGAAGTCTCTTCCACAGAGGGCTGGTTCTCCACGGGCTTCAGGAGGCCGCGCTGGGCGTAAAAGTCCTTCAGAGGCTCGGTCTCCCTATGATAGACCTCGAGGCGCGCCTTCACGGTCTCGGGGGCATCATCTTTGCGCTGCACCAGCTTGCCGCCGCAGCTGTCGCACACGCCCTCCTGCTTGGGGGGCACAGCCACCAGGTGGTAGCTGGCCCCGCAGGATTCGCAGACTCGGCGTCCGCTCATGCGTTCCATAATGGTCTCGTCAGAAATTTCGATGGAAATGACGGCATCGAAGACGATTCCGGCCTTCTCCATGGCCTCGGCCTGGGCGATGGTGCGGGGCACCCCGTCCAGGATATAGCCATTCGCGCAGTCACTCTCCGCCAGCCGCTCAGTGATGATGCCGATGATGACCTCATCGGGGACCAGCTGGCCCGCGTCCATGAAGGACTTGGCCTTCATGCCGGTGGGGGTGCCGTTCTTGATGGCGGCACGGAGGATGTTGCCGGTGGAGATGGTGGGAATGTTCAGCTCTTTGCACAGCCTTTCGGCCTGGGTGCCTTTGCCGGCGCCGGGGGCGCCCAACAAAATCAGCTTCATAAGCGAAACGCCTCTTTCTTATTCCAGGAAGCCCTTGTACTGACGCATCAGCATCTGGGACTCCAGGGCCTTGACAGTCTCAAGGGCAACACCCACAACGATGATGACGGAGGTGCCGCCGATGGCCAGAGACGCGCTGGAGACGAACTTGCCGATGATCAGGGGGCAGATGGCTACGATACCCAGATAGATGGCGCCGAACAGGGTGATCTTGTTCAGCACCTTCCGGATGAAGTCCACCGTGGGCTTGCCGGGACGGAAGCCCGGAATGAAGCCGCCCTGCTTTTTCAGGTTGTTGGCGATCTCCACCGGATTGAACTGGATGCTGGAGTAGAAATAGCTGAAGCCAATGATCATGATGAAGTAGACCACCATATAGATCACGGACTTGGTATCAATGGCGTCGTAGATGGCCCGGGACACGGTGCCCTCGGCGGGAGTGCCGATGAAGGTCCACACGGTGACGGGCAGGGACGCGATGCTCTGGGCGAAGATGATGGGCAGAACGCCGGACATATTCACCTTCATGGGCAGATGGGTGGACTGACCGCCATACATCTTCCGGCCCACCTGGCGCTTGGCGTACTGGACGGGGATCCGGCGCTCGGCGTCGTTGATGAACACGATGAAGATGATCAGGGCCAGCATGCCCACGATCAGCAGCAGCACCCACAGCCAGTTGATGGCCGCCTGGGAGCCAAAGGCGATCCCGGAGGACACCATGGTGGGCACGCGGGACAGGATGCCCGCGAACAGGATGATGGAGATACCGTTGCCCACGCCGAACTCCGTCACCTGCTCGCCCATCCACATAACGAAGGAGGAGCCGGCAATGAAGCTGACGATGATCACCAGAGCGGGCCAGATGCCCTCGCCGTTGGCGGTCAGCAGGTTGTAGTTCTTCATCATGATATAGTAGCCGAAGGCCTGCAGAATGGCAATGGCCACCGTGGTGTAGCGGGTGATGGACTGGATCTTCTTCCGGCCTTCCTCACCGCCGTCCTTAGCCAGCCGCTCCAGGGCCGGAATGGCCACGGTCAGCAGCTGGATGATAATGGAGCTGTTGATATAGGGCTGAATGCTCAGGGCGAAAACCGTTGCCTGGGCAAAGGCACCGCCGCTCATGACGTTGTACAGGCCCAGGATGGTGCCGCCCATCTGATCCAGATAGGTCTCCAGCATCGCCACATTCACATACGGGACCGTGATGGCGTTGCCGATACGGAAGATCAGCAGGATCAGCAGCGTGAACACCATTTTCTTCCGCAGCTCGGAGATACCCCAGGCCTTGCGAATCGTTTGGATCACGTTAGATCACCTCTGCCTTTCCGCCAGCTGCCTCGATGGCCTCCTTGGCAGACGCGGAGAAAGCAGAAGCCTTGACAGTGACTTTCTTGGTAACCTTGCCGTTACCCAGGACTTTGTAGCCGTACTCGCACTTGGAGAGGATCCCCTTGCTCAGCAGAGCCTCGGCAGTGACGGTCTCGCCGTCCTCGAAAGCGTTCAGGGCGCTGAGGTTGATGATCTCCAGGGGCTTGGCGAAGATGTTGTTGAAGCCGCGCTTGGGGATGCGGCGGGCCAGAGGCATCTGACCGCCTTCGAAGCCAACGCGGATCTTGCCGCCGCTGCGGGCCTTCTGGCCCTTGTGGCCGCGGCCGCCGGTCTTGCCGTTGCCGCTGCCGGCGCCCCGGCCCTTGCGGTATGCGGACCGGACGGAACCCTCGGCGGGAGACAGTTCGCTCAGTTTCATCTTTCGTGCCTCCTTACTTCACTTCGGTGACCTGCAGCAGGTAGCCGATCTTGGCGATCTTGCCGCGGGTCTGGTCGTTGTCGGGCTGCACGGTGACGTCACCAATCTTGCGCAGGCCCAGGGAATTCGCGGTGGCGACCTGCTTTTCCAGGCGGCCGTTCAGGCTCTTGACGAGCTTAATGTTTAAGTTTGCCATGTTCAGCGCCTCCTTAACCCACGATCTCTTCGACGCTCTTGCCGCGGATGCGGGCGACCTCTTCAGGACCACGCATGTTCTTCAGGCCCTGGAAGGCGGCGGCGACCACGTTGTTGGGATTGTTGGAGCGCAGGCACTTGGTACGGATGTCCTTGATGCCCGCGGCTTCCACGACGGCACGCACGGCGCCGCCGGCGATCACGCCGGTACCGGGGGCAGCGGGCTTCATCAGCACGCGGCCGGCGCCGGCCTCACCGATGGTCTCGTGGGGAACGGTGGTCCCGGAGAGGGTCACGGTGATCATGTTCTTCTTGGCGGCCTCGATGCCCTTGCGGATGGCCTCGGGAACCTCGGCGGCCTTGCCCAGGCCGTAGCCGACCTTGCCCTTGCCGTCACCCACGACGACCAGGGCGGAGAACTTCATGACACGGCCGCCCTTGACGGTCTTGGAGACGCGGTTCAGGGAAACGACCTTCTCGATATACTCGCTCTGCTCTCTTTCAAATCTAGGCATTGTTGTCGTTCCTCCTCCCTTAGAATTGCAGGCCGCCCTCGCGGGCACCCTCGGCCAGAGCCTTCACGCGGCCGTGATACAGGTAGCCGCCGCGGTCAAACACCACGGTCTCGATACCCTTGGCCTTGGCGCGCTCGGCCAGCAGCTTGCCAACGGCGGTGGCAGCGGCCACGTTGCCGCCGTAACCTTCGATGGCCTTGTCCAGGGAAGAAGCGGAAGCCAGGGTCACGCCGTTGACATCGTCGATGATCTGGGCGTAGATGTTGGCCTCGCTGCGGAACACGTTCAGACGGGGAGCAGTGGGAGTGCCGGAGATCTTGGCCCGCACTCTCTTGTGGCGCTTGATGCGCTGGGCATTGGTATTCGGTCTTTTAATCATATCGGCACACCTCCTTACTTCTTGGCGCCGGTCTTACCGACCTTGCGGCGGATGACCTCATCGGCGTACTTGATGCCCTTGCCCTTATAAGGCTCGGGAGGACGCTTCTCGCGGACCTCGGCAGCGAACTGACCGACGGCCTGCTTGTCGCATCCGCGGATGATGATTTTATTGGGAGCGGGGACATCGATGGTGATGCCCTCGATCTCGGAAACGATCACCTGATGAGAGAAGCCCAGGTTCATGACCAGGTTCTTGCCCTCCTTGGCCACACGGTAGCCAACGCCGTTGACCTCCAGCTCCTTGCTGTAGCCGTCGGTCACGCCGACGACCATGTTGTTCAGCAGGGTGCGGGTCAGGCCATGGAGGCTCCGGTGCAGCTTGTCGTCGGAAGGACGCTCCACGGTGATCGTGTTGCCTTCCTGCTTAATGATCATCTCGGGGCGCAGCGCACGGCTGAGCTCACCCTTGGGTCCCTTGACGGTAACCACATTACCCTCGGCGACACTGACGGTCACGCCGGCGGGAACGGTAATGGGCATTCTGCCAATTCTAGACATTGTTCAAATACCCTCCTTACCAGACGAATGCCAGGACCTCGCCGCCGACATGGAGCTCGCGGGCCTTCTTGTCGGTCATGACGCCCTTGGACGTAGAGATGATAGCGATACCCAGGCCGCGGAGCACGCGGGGCAGCTCATCGGCACCCACATAGACCCGGAGGCCCGGCTTGGAAACGCGGCGCAGGCCGGTGATGACCTTCTCCTTGCCCGCGTTGTACTTCAGGGTAATGTGGATCATGCCCTGGAGGCCGTCGTCCACCACCTGGAAGTTCTTGATATACCCTTCGTCCAGCAGGATCTGAGCGATGCTCTTCTTCATGTTGGAGGCGGGGACATCAACGGTGTCGTGCTTGGCGCTGTTGGCGTTGCGGATGCGGGTCAGCATATCCGCAACCGGATCGGTGATATGCATAATAAATCCTCCTATTTTAGAGTTGCGGACCCTTTGGGACCGCTGCGGCAGCGAGGTATCATGGCCAATGGAGCAGTCCGCTCGCGCGTGGTGCCCAATTGGTCATGACCTTTCGCCATCCGAATCACCAGAGTTCCATATCAAAAACTCACGGTTACAAAAGTTGGGGCGGAGAGCCGGAGCTCTCCGGGGAGGGCGCCCGGTCCGGGGCCCTCCGGTGCGGCGGCCGTCTTAGAAAGAGGCCTTCCGCACACCGGGGATCTCGCCCTTGTAGGCCAGTTCCCGGAAGCAGATACGGCACACGCCGTAGTCACGCAGATAAGCGTGGGGGCGGCCGCAGAGCTTGCAGCGATTGTATCTCCGGGAGGAGAACTTGGCGGGAGCCTGCTGCTTGAGAATCATAGATTTCTTAGCCATTTGCCTCTTCCTCCTTAGCGGGCGAAGGGAGCGCCGACCTGCTGGAGCAGGGCACGGGCCTCTTCATCGGTGTGCGCGGTGGTGCAGATGACCACATCCATGCCGCGGATCTTGTCGATCTTGTCGTACTCGATCTCGGGGAAGATCAGCTGCTCCCGGATGCCCAGGGCATAGTTGCCGCGGCCATCGAAGGAGTTGGGGTTGATGCCCTGGAAGTCACGCACGCGGGGCAGAGCCACGTTGAACAGACGGTCCAGGAACTCCCACATCTTCTCACCCCGCAGGGTGACCTTGGCGCCGATGGGCATATCCTCGCGCAGCTTGAAGTTGGCGATGGACTTGCGGGCGCGGGTGATAATGGGCTTCTGGCCGGTGATCTGGGCCAGGTCGCCCACCACGTTCTCCAGAACCTTGGAATTCTCACGAGCCTCACCGCAGCCCACGTTCACGACGACCTTGTCGATCTTGGGGATCTGCATGACGCTCTTGTAGCCGAACTGCTTCATCAGAGCGGGAGCCACTTCGGCGTTGTACTTTTCTTTCAGTCTAGCCATGGTAGTCATTCGCTCCTTTCTTACAGCTCAGCGCCGCAGTGCTTGCACACGCGGGCCTTCTTGTCGCCCTCGATCTTGTGAGCGACGCGGGTGGCCTTGCCGCACTTGGGGCAGACGACCTGCACCTTGCAGGAGGCGATGGCAGCCTCGCGCTTGACGATGCCGCCCTCTTCGCCCTGCTTGCGGGGCTTGACGTGGCAGGTCACCATGTTGATGCCCTCCACAACCACCTTCAGGGAGCCGGGAACGGTGCCCAGCACCTTGCCCTTCTTACCCTTGTCCTTGCCGGACAGGACGACAACGGTATCGCCCTTCTTGATATTCATAGCCATTTCGCTGCCCTCCTCAAATCACTTCGGGGGCGAGGGACAGGATCTTCATGTAATCCTTGTCACGCAGCTCGCGAGCCACCGGCCCAAAGATACGGGTACCTCTGGGGTTCTTGTCGTCCTTGATCAGGACGGCGGCATTGTCATCGAAGCGGACGTAGGTGCCGTCGGCACGACGGACGCCCTTGGCGCTGCGGACGATGACGGCCTTGACGACCTCGCCCTTCTTCACAGTGCCGCCGGGGGTGGACTTGCGGACGGAGGCAACGATCACATCGCCGATGTTGCCGAACTTCCGCTTGGAGCCGCCCAGGACACGGATGCACTTGATCTCCTTGGCGCCGGTATTATCGGCAACCTTCAGAAACGTTTCCTGCTGAATCATACTGCGGCACCTCCTTACTTCGCTTTCTCAATGATCTCGACCACGCGCCAGCGCTTGTCCTTGGACAGGGGGCGGGTCTCCATGACCTTGACCTTGTCGCCGACACCGCAGGCGTTCTGCTCATCATGAGCCTTCAGCTTGTAAGTGCGGCCGACGATCTTCTTGTACAGGGGATGGGCCACGCGGTCCTCGATAGCGACCACGACGGTCTTGTCCATCTTGTCGGAGACCACCTTGCCGACCCGGGTCTTACGGGAGGAAGTTCTCTTCTCTTCGTTCATCTTACCTTACCTCCTTCTCACTGCTTCTGGTCAGCGGCGGCGAGCTCCGCCAGCACGGTCTTGACTCGGGCAATGTCGTGCTTGGTCTCCCGGATCTTGACGGGATTGTCCAGCTGGTTGGTGGCGTGCTGCATGCGCAGATAGAACAGATCCTTCTTCAGGCCCGCCAGCTTCTCGTTGAGCTGCTCGGGGGTCATCTTACGGATTTCACTTGCCTTCATCTTCACTCACCTGCTTCCTCGGTGCGGGCGACGATCTTCGTCTTGATGGGCAGCTTGTGGCTGGCCAGACGCAGCGCCTCGCGGGCAACTTCTTCGGACACGCCGGCGATCTCGAACATGATACGGCCGGGCTTCACAACGGCGACCCAGAACTCGGGAGAACCCTTACCGGAACCCATGCGGGTCTCAGCGGGCTTCTTGGTCACGGGCTTATCGGGGAAAATCTTGATCCAGACCTGGCCGCCACGCTTGGTGTAGCGGGTCATGGCGATACGGGCAGCCTCGATCTGATTGCTGGTGATCCAGCCGGGCTCGGTGGCCTGCAGGCCATACTCACCGTAGGCGATGGTGCTGCCGCGGGTGGCCTTGCCGGTCATACGGCCGCGGTGCACGCGGCGATACTTGACTCTCTTCGGCAGAAGCATTACTGGGCTCCTCCTTCCTTAGGTGCCGCGGGGGCCGCGGGAGCAGCGGGGCGGCTGGTGTTGTTGGTGCGGTTGAACCCGCCCTGGGGACGGCCCTGGCCAGCCCGGTTGAAACCACCCTGGCCGCGGTTGAAGCCGCCGCCCTGGCGATCCCGGTTGAAGCCGCCGCGGCGGTCGCCGTCACGACGGGGCCGGCGCTCACGGCGCTCCTGATAGGGCTTGGAGGTGTCCATGGTGCGGGGAGTAGTGCGCAGGGTCTGAGAGAGGACCTCGCCCTTGTAGATCCACACCTTCACGCCGATGCGGCCGAAGGTGGTGGCAGCCTCCGCGAAGCCGTACTCGATGTCGGCGCGGATGGTCTGCAGGGGGATGGTGCCCTCGTGATAGTGCTCCACGCCGGCGATCTCGCGGCCGCCGAGACGGCCGGAGCAGCAGGTCTTGATGCCCTTGGCGCCGGCGCGCATGGCGCGGGCCATGGCGTTCTTCATGGCGCGGCGGTGGGAGATGCGCTTCTCCAGCTGCTGGGCGATGTTCTCAGCCACCAGCTGGGCGTTCATGTCGGGGTTCTTGACCTCGACGATGTTCAGCTTCACCTTCTTGCCGATGAGCTTCTCAACGGCCAGGCGATACTGCTCGATCTGCTCGCCGCCCTTGCCGATGACCATGCCGGGCCGGGCGCAGTGCAGGAAAATGGTGACCACGTCGCTGCTGCGCTCGATCTCGATCTTGGGAACGCCGGCGCCGTACAGGGTCTTCTTCAGGTACTTGCGGATCTTCTGATCCTCGACGATCAGATCGCCGACCTTCTCATCACTGGCATACCAACGGGAATCCCAGTCTTTGATGACGCCCACGCGCAGGCCGTGGGGATTCACTTTCTGTCCCATAAACTGTTCTCCTCCCTCTTATGCCTTTTCCGTCACGGCCAGGGTGACGTGAGAAGTGCGCTTGTTGATACGATAGGCGCGGCCCTGAGCCCGGGGCATCATCCGTTTGAGGATGGGGCCGGGAGTGGCGAACACCTCAGAGACCACCAGCTTGCTGGGGTCCATCTGGAAATTGTTCTCGGCGTTGGCGCAGGCGCTCTTGAGGAGCTTCATCAGAGGCTCAGAGGCGGCCTTGGGGGTCTGCATCAGGATCGCCAT encodes:
- the rpmC gene encoding 50S ribosomal protein L29, producing the protein MKASEIRKMTPEQLNEKLAGLKKDLFYLRMQHATNQLDNPVKIRETKHDIARVKTVLAELAAADQKQ
- a CDS encoding adenylate kinase, with the protein product MKLILLGAPGAGKGTQAERLCKELNIPTISTGNILRAAIKNGTPTGMKAKSFMDAGQLVPDEVIIGIITERLAESDCANGYILDGVPRTIAQAEAMEKAGIVFDAVISIEISDETIMERMSGRRVCESCGASYHLVAVPPKQEGVCDSCGGKLVQRKDDAPETVKARLEVYHRETEPLKDFYAQRGLLKPVENQPSVEETSRAILRALGR
- the secY gene encoding preprotein translocase subunit SecY; this translates as MIQTIRKAWGISELRKKMVFTLLILLIFRIGNAITVPYVNVAMLETYLDQMGGTILGLYNVMSGGAFAQATVFALSIQPYINSSIIIQLLTVAIPALERLAKDGGEEGRKKIQSITRYTTVAIAILQAFGYYIMMKNYNLLTANGEGIWPALVIIVSFIAGSSFVMWMGEQVTEFGVGNGISIILFAGILSRVPTMVSSGIAFGSQAAINWLWVLLLIVGMLALIIFIVFINDAERRIPVQYAKRQVGRKMYGGQSTHLPMKVNMSGVLPIIFAQSIASLPVTVWTFIGTPAEGTVSRAIYDAIDTKSVIYMVVYFIMIIGFSYFYSSIQFNPVEIANNLKKQGGFIPGFRPGKPTVDFIRKVLNKITLFGAIYLGIVAICPLIIGKFVSSASLAIGGTSVIIVVGVALETVKALESQMLMRQYKGFLE
- the rplN gene encoding 50S ribosomal protein L14, producing MIQQETFLKVADNTGAKEIKCIRVLGGSKRKFGNIGDVIVASVRKSTPGGTVKKGEVVKAVIVRSAKGVRRADGTYVRFDDNAAVLIKDDKNPRGTRIFGPVARELRDKDYMKILSLAPEVI
- the rpsQ gene encoding 30S ribosomal protein S17 → MNEEKRTSSRKTRVGKVVSDKMDKTVVVAIEDRVAHPLYKKIVGRTYKLKAHDEQNACGVGDKVKVMETRPLSKDKRWRVVEIIEKAK
- the rpmD gene encoding 50S ribosomal protein L30; amino-acid sequence: MANLNIKLVKSLNGRLEKQVATANSLGLRKIGDVTVQPDNDQTRGKIAKIGYLLQVTEVK
- the rplO gene encoding 50S ribosomal protein L15, which encodes MKLSELSPAEGSVRSAYRKGRGAGSGNGKTGGRGHKGQKARSGGKIRVGFEGGQMPLARRIPKRGFNNIFAKPLEIINLSALNAFEDGETVTAEALLSKGILSKCEYGYKVLGNGKVTKKVTVKASAFSASAKEAIEAAGGKAEVI
- the rplV gene encoding 50S ribosomal protein L22, producing the protein MEEKKIAKAYLRYVRIAPRKVQIVCDLIRGKDAGTAMAILMQTPKAASEPLMKLLKSACANAENNFQMDPSKLVVSEVFATPGPILKRMMPRAQGRAYRINKRTSHVTLAVTEKA
- the rplP gene encoding 50S ribosomal protein L16 codes for the protein MLLPKRVKYRRVHRGRMTGKATRGSTIAYGEYGLQATEPGWITSNQIEAARIAMTRYTKRGGQVWIKIFPDKPVTKKPAETRMGSGKGSPEFWVAVVKPGRIMFEIAGVSEEVAREALRLASHKLPIKTKIVARTEEAGE
- the map gene encoding type I methionyl aminopeptidase, which codes for MITLKSPHEIELMRRAGKITAAARALAGEMVKPGVTTQEIDRAVEHFIRKQGAVPSFLHYNGYPASACISVNDEVIHGIPGKRVLQEGDIVSVDVGAYIGGFHGDCAATFPCGVISPEAQDLIDVTRQSFFEGIRFAREGQRLFDISAAIQQYVESHGYSIVREYVGHGVGAQMHESPEIPNYGHPGRGPRLLRGMTLAIEPMVNAGSPAIRVLSDGWTVRTLDGKWAAHYENTVLITDGEPEILTAPAI
- the rplE gene encoding 50S ribosomal protein L5, whose protein sequence is MARLKEKYNAEVAPALMKQFGYKSVMQIPKIDKVVVNVGCGEARENSKVLENVVGDLAQITGQKPIITRARKSIANFKLREDMPIGAKVTLRGEKMWEFLDRLFNVALPRVRDFQGINPNSFDGRGNYALGIREQLIFPEIEYDKIDKIRGMDVVICTTAHTDEEARALLQQVGAPFAR
- the rpsC gene encoding 30S ribosomal protein S3, yielding MGQKVNPHGLRVGVIKDWDSRWYASDEKVGDLIVEDQKIRKYLKKTLYGAGVPKIEIERSSDVVTIFLHCARPGMVIGKGGEQIEQYRLAVEKLIGKKVKLNIVEVKNPDMNAQLVAENIAQQLEKRISHRRAMKNAMARAMRAGAKGIKTCCSGRLGGREIAGVEHYHEGTIPLQTIRADIEYGFAEAATTFGRIGVKVWIYKGEVLSQTLRTTPRTMDTSKPYQERRERRPRRDGDRRGGFNRDRQGGGFNRGQGGFNRAGQGRPQGGFNRTNNTSRPAAPAAPAAPKEGGAQ
- the rplF gene encoding 50S ribosomal protein L6, with product MSRIGRMPITVPAGVTVSVAEGNVVTVKGPKGELSRALRPEMIIKQEGNTITVERPSDDKLHRSLHGLTRTLLNNMVVGVTDGYSKELEVNGVGYRVAKEGKNLVMNLGFSHQVIVSEIEGITIDVPAPNKIIIRGCDKQAVGQFAAEVREKRPPEPYKGKGIKYADEVIRRKVGKTGAKK
- a CDS encoding KOW domain-containing RNA-binding protein, giving the protein MEIARSNIVRSAAGRDKGKLFVVLATEGEYLLLADGKGRKVESPKRKKRRHVLFVAADDTRLSEKIKREEKISNIELRRTLAAYRGEAHPEQEG
- the infA gene encoding translation initiation factor IF-1, whose amino-acid sequence is MAKSDMIEVEGVVVEALPNTTFQVDIGNGHTILAHISGKLRMNFIRILPGDKVTVEMSPYDLTRGRITWRSK
- the rpmJ gene encoding 50S ribosomal protein L36, translated to MKVRPSVKPMCEKCKVIRRKGRVMVICENPKHKQRQG
- a CDS encoding type Z 30S ribosomal protein S14, yielding MAKKSMILKQQAPAKFSSRRYNRCKLCGRPHAYLRDYGVCRICFRELAYKGEIPGVRKASF
- the rplR gene encoding 50S ribosomal protein L18, with translation MIKRPNTNAQRIKRHKRVRAKISGTPTAPRLNVFRSEANIYAQIIDDVNGVTLASASSLDKAIEGYGGNVAAATAVGKLLAERAKAKGIETVVFDRGGYLYHGRVKALAEGAREGGLQF
- the rplX gene encoding 50S ribosomal protein L24, producing the protein MAMNIKKGDTVVVLSGKDKGKKGKVLGTVPGSLKVVVEGINMVTCHVKPRKQGEEGGIVKREAAIASCKVQVVCPKCGKATRVAHKIEGDKKARVCKHCGAEL
- the rpsE gene encoding 30S ribosomal protein S5 — translated: MPRFEREQSEYIEKVVSLNRVSKTVKGGRVMKFSALVVVGDGKGKVGYGLGKAAEVPEAIRKGIEAAKKNMITVTLSGTTVPHETIGEAGAGRVLMKPAAPGTGVIAGGAVRAVVEAAGIKDIRTKCLRSNNPNNVVAAAFQGLKNMRGPEEVARIRGKSVEEIVG
- the rpsM gene encoding 30S ribosomal protein S13, which encodes MARIAGIDLPKDKRIEIGLTYIYGIGRKSAKDILAQTGINPDTRVKDLTDAEEQKLRDAIDAYTVEGDLRRQTALDIKRLSEIGCYRGIRHRKGLPVRGQRSKTNARTRKGPKKTIANKKK
- the rpsH gene encoding 30S ribosomal protein S8; amino-acid sequence: MHITDPVADMLTRIRNANSAKHDTVDVPASNMKKSIAQILLDEGYIKNFQVVDDGLQGMIHITLKYNAGKEKVITGLRRVSKPGLRVYVGADELPRVLRGLGIAIISTSKGVMTDKKARELHVGGEVLAFVW